In Topomyia yanbarensis strain Yona2022 chromosome 2, ASM3024719v1, whole genome shotgun sequence, one DNA window encodes the following:
- the LOC131684095 gene encoding exocyst complex component 4-like isoform X3 codes for MSGCGLLVSVIKTLDASETNEQREREKHKIEREFRKTDQRLNELVSRNDGDLTRVMQLFGKVSTQITSSRERIHVVKENLQTCKQLLRCRREELKKLYTDAVQHKYVLEMLDQVNELRRTPQQLASFMGKKHYLHATKLLMSAIEVTEGPLKDVEGLNDLRQDFENKRQQLYGKLLEELNKHLYVSSTAEVLQSFQRQSSGRNSQYTASTAASPFQRNVLRRSAERMEANTKARRALFEIAQNGYLDVDKSEIIEDTDLLDPDVNSTYFIGIIIECFALLNKVPESIESIRVQMQSELLTIVTRSTHHIIMLNQQQQQTNQYQPQYGNPSANADEQREENIPILELLDLVFKQLKLIATAHQLTLKNYHNVMHRYNLTQVKAYDLIEYWGQAQAVLKLVLTDYLDIQNDSSDELMRAQFTEQTTNINTFFSRRKIQGKKMLFKFDKSSHTALLEPDAGGKEHRRNPSNVSNSTAKEDALNQSGSNGRELLNTSFSNKQISGPLGPDRKKQERSLVCAPDAALVRQIYLPMMGYIHEIECFMKCKSGQLCSLNTFLANYVKDAYLARGHNRNLQLTIESLSKTQDAWRSIITPEEMKRLGLTRPLLQNTVLVESRISETKKLILDLPTYSDELLKMVCSLLKTYRETCQAAYRGIVQPETEDKRIYSVAWLKDDDITRFLKSLPNWTDLKTYNARHRQQQSNQKRLMKTEPSEEESPTAVQQRNVREAEMLTSNLGEGGISQQEILSDIGVLKELAILQESMEWFAGRITDFADDLRKPIANGLLASGGVNSSPVVVKDGMIKVLMNLALEFEELANTCLLVLHLEVRVQCFHYLKSNPSDKCKANNPNKNDSLEPDAKVLKLTKVLSDMDEALSLTLHPRKTKYVFEGLAHLASRILVMAANSLEYIDPAGVQRMCRNALALQQTLSSITASREVALDYARSFYEMFYSEPDDILTAIIEKGAQFTEMQYLNALHLICKNRGITDQNTLVMYQQKLSDVLGTKPALGVTV; via the exons ATG AGCGGCTGTGGACTGCTGGTTTCGGTGATCAAAACTCTCGATGCCAGTGAAACGAACGAGCAGCGGGAGCGGGAAAAGCACAAGATCGAAAGAGAGTTCCGCAAAACTGATCAAAGGCTCAACGAACTTGTCTCGCGGAACGATGGCGATCTTACTCGAGTTATGCAGCTGTTCGGCAAGGTGTCGACTCAGATTACTAGTTCCCGGGAAAGAATTCATGTTGTAAAGGAAAATCTGCAGACGTGTAAGCAGTTACTGCGATGCCGGCGGGAGGAACTGAAGAAGTTATACACGGATGCCGTCCAGCACAAGTATGTGCTGGAGATGTTGGATCAGGTCAACGAACTGCGCCGGACTCCCCAGCAACTGGCTTCTTTCATGGGCAAGAAACATTATTTACACGCCACAAAACTGCTCATGTCGGCCATTGAGGTGACCGAGGGTCCGCTGAAAGATGTGGAAGGTCTGAACGATCTGCGGCAAGACTTTGAGAACAAACGGCAGCAGTTGTACGGGAAGTTACTAGAGGAACTGAACAAGCATCTGTACGTTTCAAGTACGGCTGAAGTACTGCAGAGCTTCCAACGGCAGAGCTCCGGACGGAATAGTCAGTATACAGCCAGTACAGCAGCATCGCCGTTCCAGCGGAACGTACTGCGGCGTTCCGCCGAACGAATGGAAGCTAATACGAAGGCCAGAAGGGCGTTGTTTGAAATTGCACAGAATG GTTATCTCGATGTCGACAAGAGTGAAATCATCGAAGACACAGATCTGCTGGATCCAGATGTCAATTCCACTTATTTTATAGGAATCATAATTGAGTGCTTTGCGTTGTTGAATAAAGTGCCTGAATCTATAGAG TCTATAAGAGTACAAATGCAAAGCGAACTGCTAACGATCGTCACAAGGTCCACTCATCACATTATCATGCTCaatcagcagcagcaacaaacgAACCAGTACCAACCCCAGTACGGAAATCCTTCGGCAAACGCCGATGAACAACGAGAGGAAAACATTCCTATACTCGAACTGTTGGATTTAGTGTTCAAACAGTTGAAACTGATTGCCACCGCTCATCAGTTAACGCTGAAAAACTACCACAACGTAATGCATCGCTACAACCTCACCCAGGTAAAGGCGTACGATTTGATCGAGTACTGGGGACAAGCGCAGGCAGTGTTGAAGTTGGTTCTGACAGACTACTTGGACATTCAGAATGACAGCAGTGATGAGTTGATGCGGGCGCAGTTCACAGAGCAGACGACCAACATCAATACGTTTTTTAGCCGACGGAAAATTCAGGGCAAAAAGATGCTGTTCAAATTTGACAAGTCTTCTCACACGGCCTTACTGGAACCGGATGCTGGCGGGAAAGAGCATCGCCGGAACCCGTCAAATGTGTCCAACAGTACGGCTAAGGAGGACGCGTTGAATCAGTCGGGAAGTAATGGGCGTGAATTGTTGAATACTAGCTTCAGTAATAAGCAAATTTCTGGGCCTCTGGGACCAGATCGGAAGAAACAGGAACGATCTCTTGTATGCGCGCCGGATGCTGCTTTGGTGCGACAGATTTATCTACCAATGATGGGTTACATTCATGAAATCGAATGTTTTATGAAGTGTAAATCAGG tCAACTGTGTAGTTTGAACACTTTTTTGGCAAACTACGTGAAGGACGCATATCTGGCACGAGGACATAATCGGAATCTACAGTTGACGATAGAATCGCTGTCGAAGACTCAGGACGCTTGGCGTTCAATCATCACTCCGGAGGAAATGAAGAGACTTGGGTTGACGCGACCACTTCTACAGAATACCGTTCTGGTCGAAAGTC GAATCTCCGAAACCAAAAAACTTATCCTGGATCTACCCACGTACTCCGACGAACTGCTCAAAATGGTTTGTTCGTTGTTGAAAACCTATCGGGAAACCTGTCAGGCTGCCTACCGAGGAATCGTTCAACCCGAAACTGAGGACAAGCGGATCTACAGCGTAGCTTGGCTGAAGGATGACGACATAACCAGATTCCTCAA ATCCCTCCCCAACTGGACAGATCTCAAAACGTACAACGCTCGGCACCGGCAGCAGCAATCGAACCAGAAGCGACTGATGAAGACGGAACCGTCGGAAGAGGAAAGTCCGACGGCTGTACAACAACGAAATGTTCGCGAGGCTGAAATGTTGACCAGCAATCTCGGTGAAGGAGGCATTTCCCAGCAGGAAATCCTTTCCGATATTGGGGTGCTAAAAGAGCTGGCCATCCTGCAGGAAAGCATGGAATGGTTTGCTGGACGAATTACAGACTTTGCCGATGATCTGCGCAAACCGATCGCGAACGGATTGTTGGCTAGCGGAGGTGTCAATTCTTCGCCCGTTGTTGTCAAGGATGGTATGATCAAAGTGTTGATGAATTTAGCGTTGGAGTTTGAGGAACTGGCAAACACCTGCCTGCTGGTGTTGCATTTAGAGGTGCGCGTGCAGTGCTTCCATTATCTTAAGTCTAATCCGTCGGATAAGTGCAAGGCGAACAATCCGAACAAAAACGATTCGCTCGAGCCGGATGCGAAGGTTTTGAAATTGACTAAAGTTCTATCGGATATGGATGAGGCGCTCAGCTTAACGTTGCATCCGAGGAAAACAAAG TACGTGTTTGAAGGACTAGCCCATTTAGCATCCCGCATCCTGGTGATGGCTGCCAATTCATTGGAGTACATCGATCCCGCTGGGGTGCAGCGCATGTGTCGTAACGCTCTAGCACTCCAACAAACTCTCAGTAGTATAACCGCTTCCCGGGAAGTGGCGCTCGATTACGCTAGATCATTTTACGAAATGTTTTATTCGGAACCGGAT GACATTCTCACAGCAATTATCGAGAAGGGAGCCCAGTTCACCGAGATGCAATATCTCAATGCGTTGCACTTAATTTGCAAAAATCGCGGCATCACCGACCAGAACACGTTGGTTATGTACCAGCAGAAACTAAGCGACGTCCTTGGTACCAAACCGGCGTTAGGTGTAACCGTTTAG
- the LOC131684095 gene encoding exocyst complex component 4-like isoform X1 produces the protein MDSPPVKPPRAVKYGKETSGCGLLVSVIKTLDASETNEQREREKHKIEREFRKTDQRLNELVSRNDGDLTRVMQLFGKVSTQITSSRERIHVVKENLQTCKQLLRCRREELKKLYTDAVQHKYVLEMLDQVNELRRTPQQLASFMGKKHYLHATKLLMSAIEVTEGPLKDVEGLNDLRQDFENKRQQLYGKLLEELNKHLYVSSTAEVLQSFQRQSSGRNSQYTASTAASPFQRNVLRRSAERMEANTKARRALFEIAQNGYLDVDKSEIIEDTDLLDPDVNSTYFIGIIIECFALLNKVPESIESIRVQMQSELLTIVTRSTHHIIMLNQQQQQTNQYQPQYGNPSANADEQREENIPILELLDLVFKQLKLIATAHQLTLKNYHNVMHRYNLTQVKAYDLIEYWGQAQAVLKLVLTDYLDIQNDSSDELMRAQFTEQTTNINTFFSRRKIQGKKMLFKFDKSSHTALLEPDAGGKEHRRNPSNVSNSTAKEDALNQSGSNGRELLNTSFSNKQISGPLGPDRKKQERSLVCAPDAALVRQIYLPMMGYIHEIECFMKCKSGQLCSLNTFLANYVKDAYLARGHNRNLQLTIESLSKTQDAWRSIITPEEMKRLGLTRPLLQNTVLVESRISETKKLILDLPTYSDELLKMVCSLLKTYRETCQAAYRGIVQPETEDKRIYSVAWLKDDDITRFLKSLPNWTDLKTYNARHRQQQSNQKRLMKTEPSEEESPTAVQQRNVREAEMLTSNLGEGGISQQEILSDIGVLKELAILQESMEWFAGRITDFADDLRKPIANGLLASGGVNSSPVVVKDGMIKVLMNLALEFEELANTCLLVLHLEVRVQCFHYLKSNPSDKCKANNPNKNDSLEPDAKVLKLTKVLSDMDEALSLTLHPRKTKYVFEGLAHLASRILVMAANSLEYIDPAGVQRMCRNALALQQTLSSITASREVALDYARSFYEMFYSEPDDILTAIIEKGAQFTEMQYLNALHLICKNRGITDQNTLVMYQQKLSDVLGTKPALGVTV, from the exons AGCGGCTGTGGACTGCTGGTTTCGGTGATCAAAACTCTCGATGCCAGTGAAACGAACGAGCAGCGGGAGCGGGAAAAGCACAAGATCGAAAGAGAGTTCCGCAAAACTGATCAAAGGCTCAACGAACTTGTCTCGCGGAACGATGGCGATCTTACTCGAGTTATGCAGCTGTTCGGCAAGGTGTCGACTCAGATTACTAGTTCCCGGGAAAGAATTCATGTTGTAAAGGAAAATCTGCAGACGTGTAAGCAGTTACTGCGATGCCGGCGGGAGGAACTGAAGAAGTTATACACGGATGCCGTCCAGCACAAGTATGTGCTGGAGATGTTGGATCAGGTCAACGAACTGCGCCGGACTCCCCAGCAACTGGCTTCTTTCATGGGCAAGAAACATTATTTACACGCCACAAAACTGCTCATGTCGGCCATTGAGGTGACCGAGGGTCCGCTGAAAGATGTGGAAGGTCTGAACGATCTGCGGCAAGACTTTGAGAACAAACGGCAGCAGTTGTACGGGAAGTTACTAGAGGAACTGAACAAGCATCTGTACGTTTCAAGTACGGCTGAAGTACTGCAGAGCTTCCAACGGCAGAGCTCCGGACGGAATAGTCAGTATACAGCCAGTACAGCAGCATCGCCGTTCCAGCGGAACGTACTGCGGCGTTCCGCCGAACGAATGGAAGCTAATACGAAGGCCAGAAGGGCGTTGTTTGAAATTGCACAGAATG GTTATCTCGATGTCGACAAGAGTGAAATCATCGAAGACACAGATCTGCTGGATCCAGATGTCAATTCCACTTATTTTATAGGAATCATAATTGAGTGCTTTGCGTTGTTGAATAAAGTGCCTGAATCTATAGAG TCTATAAGAGTACAAATGCAAAGCGAACTGCTAACGATCGTCACAAGGTCCACTCATCACATTATCATGCTCaatcagcagcagcaacaaacgAACCAGTACCAACCCCAGTACGGAAATCCTTCGGCAAACGCCGATGAACAACGAGAGGAAAACATTCCTATACTCGAACTGTTGGATTTAGTGTTCAAACAGTTGAAACTGATTGCCACCGCTCATCAGTTAACGCTGAAAAACTACCACAACGTAATGCATCGCTACAACCTCACCCAGGTAAAGGCGTACGATTTGATCGAGTACTGGGGACAAGCGCAGGCAGTGTTGAAGTTGGTTCTGACAGACTACTTGGACATTCAGAATGACAGCAGTGATGAGTTGATGCGGGCGCAGTTCACAGAGCAGACGACCAACATCAATACGTTTTTTAGCCGACGGAAAATTCAGGGCAAAAAGATGCTGTTCAAATTTGACAAGTCTTCTCACACGGCCTTACTGGAACCGGATGCTGGCGGGAAAGAGCATCGCCGGAACCCGTCAAATGTGTCCAACAGTACGGCTAAGGAGGACGCGTTGAATCAGTCGGGAAGTAATGGGCGTGAATTGTTGAATACTAGCTTCAGTAATAAGCAAATTTCTGGGCCTCTGGGACCAGATCGGAAGAAACAGGAACGATCTCTTGTATGCGCGCCGGATGCTGCTTTGGTGCGACAGATTTATCTACCAATGATGGGTTACATTCATGAAATCGAATGTTTTATGAAGTGTAAATCAGG tCAACTGTGTAGTTTGAACACTTTTTTGGCAAACTACGTGAAGGACGCATATCTGGCACGAGGACATAATCGGAATCTACAGTTGACGATAGAATCGCTGTCGAAGACTCAGGACGCTTGGCGTTCAATCATCACTCCGGAGGAAATGAAGAGACTTGGGTTGACGCGACCACTTCTACAGAATACCGTTCTGGTCGAAAGTC GAATCTCCGAAACCAAAAAACTTATCCTGGATCTACCCACGTACTCCGACGAACTGCTCAAAATGGTTTGTTCGTTGTTGAAAACCTATCGGGAAACCTGTCAGGCTGCCTACCGAGGAATCGTTCAACCCGAAACTGAGGACAAGCGGATCTACAGCGTAGCTTGGCTGAAGGATGACGACATAACCAGATTCCTCAA ATCCCTCCCCAACTGGACAGATCTCAAAACGTACAACGCTCGGCACCGGCAGCAGCAATCGAACCAGAAGCGACTGATGAAGACGGAACCGTCGGAAGAGGAAAGTCCGACGGCTGTACAACAACGAAATGTTCGCGAGGCTGAAATGTTGACCAGCAATCTCGGTGAAGGAGGCATTTCCCAGCAGGAAATCCTTTCCGATATTGGGGTGCTAAAAGAGCTGGCCATCCTGCAGGAAAGCATGGAATGGTTTGCTGGACGAATTACAGACTTTGCCGATGATCTGCGCAAACCGATCGCGAACGGATTGTTGGCTAGCGGAGGTGTCAATTCTTCGCCCGTTGTTGTCAAGGATGGTATGATCAAAGTGTTGATGAATTTAGCGTTGGAGTTTGAGGAACTGGCAAACACCTGCCTGCTGGTGTTGCATTTAGAGGTGCGCGTGCAGTGCTTCCATTATCTTAAGTCTAATCCGTCGGATAAGTGCAAGGCGAACAATCCGAACAAAAACGATTCGCTCGAGCCGGATGCGAAGGTTTTGAAATTGACTAAAGTTCTATCGGATATGGATGAGGCGCTCAGCTTAACGTTGCATCCGAGGAAAACAAAG TACGTGTTTGAAGGACTAGCCCATTTAGCATCCCGCATCCTGGTGATGGCTGCCAATTCATTGGAGTACATCGATCCCGCTGGGGTGCAGCGCATGTGTCGTAACGCTCTAGCACTCCAACAAACTCTCAGTAGTATAACCGCTTCCCGGGAAGTGGCGCTCGATTACGCTAGATCATTTTACGAAATGTTTTATTCGGAACCGGAT GACATTCTCACAGCAATTATCGAGAAGGGAGCCCAGTTCACCGAGATGCAATATCTCAATGCGTTGCACTTAATTTGCAAAAATCGCGGCATCACCGACCAGAACACGTTGGTTATGTACCAGCAGAAACTAAGCGACGTCCTTGGTACCAAACCGGCGTTAGGTGTAACCGTTTAG
- the LOC131684095 gene encoding exocyst complex component 4-like isoform X4, translating into MQLFGKVSTQITSSRERIHVVKENLQTCKQLLRCRREELKKLYTDAVQHKYVLEMLDQVNELRRTPQQLASFMGKKHYLHATKLLMSAIEVTEGPLKDVEGLNDLRQDFENKRQQLYGKLLEELNKHLYVSSTAEVLQSFQRQSSGRNSQYTASTAASPFQRNVLRRSAERMEANTKARRALFEIAQNGYLDVDKSEIIEDTDLLDPDVNSTYFIGIIIECFALLNKVPESIESIRVQMQSELLTIVTRSTHHIIMLNQQQQQTNQYQPQYGNPSANADEQREENIPILELLDLVFKQLKLIATAHQLTLKNYHNVMHRYNLTQVKAYDLIEYWGQAQAVLKLVLTDYLDIQNDSSDELMRAQFTEQTTNINTFFSRRKIQGKKMLFKFDKSSHTALLEPDAGGKEHRRNPSNVSNSTAKEDALNQSGSNGRELLNTSFSNKQISGPLGPDRKKQERSLVCAPDAALVRQIYLPMMGYIHEIECFMKCKSGQLCSLNTFLANYVKDAYLARGHNRNLQLTIESLSKTQDAWRSIITPEEMKRLGLTRPLLQNTVLVESRISETKKLILDLPTYSDELLKMVCSLLKTYRETCQAAYRGIVQPETEDKRIYSVAWLKDDDITRFLKSLPNWTDLKTYNARHRQQQSNQKRLMKTEPSEEESPTAVQQRNVREAEMLTSNLGEGGISQQEILSDIGVLKELAILQESMEWFAGRITDFADDLRKPIANGLLASGGVNSSPVVVKDGMIKVLMNLALEFEELANTCLLVLHLEVRVQCFHYLKSNPSDKCKANNPNKNDSLEPDAKVLKLTKVLSDMDEALSLTLHPRKTKYVFEGLAHLASRILVMAANSLEYIDPAGVQRMCRNALALQQTLSSITASREVALDYARSFYEMFYSEPDDILTAIIEKGAQFTEMQYLNALHLICKNRGITDQNTLVMYQQKLSDVLGTKPALGVTV; encoded by the exons ATGCAGCTGTTCGGCAAGGTGTCGACTCAGATTACTAGTTCCCGGGAAAGAATTCATGTTGTAAAGGAAAATCTGCAGACGTGTAAGCAGTTACTGCGATGCCGGCGGGAGGAACTGAAGAAGTTATACACGGATGCCGTCCAGCACAAGTATGTGCTGGAGATGTTGGATCAGGTCAACGAACTGCGCCGGACTCCCCAGCAACTGGCTTCTTTCATGGGCAAGAAACATTATTTACACGCCACAAAACTGCTCATGTCGGCCATTGAGGTGACCGAGGGTCCGCTGAAAGATGTGGAAGGTCTGAACGATCTGCGGCAAGACTTTGAGAACAAACGGCAGCAGTTGTACGGGAAGTTACTAGAGGAACTGAACAAGCATCTGTACGTTTCAAGTACGGCTGAAGTACTGCAGAGCTTCCAACGGCAGAGCTCCGGACGGAATAGTCAGTATACAGCCAGTACAGCAGCATCGCCGTTCCAGCGGAACGTACTGCGGCGTTCCGCCGAACGAATGGAAGCTAATACGAAGGCCAGAAGGGCGTTGTTTGAAATTGCACAGAATG GTTATCTCGATGTCGACAAGAGTGAAATCATCGAAGACACAGATCTGCTGGATCCAGATGTCAATTCCACTTATTTTATAGGAATCATAATTGAGTGCTTTGCGTTGTTGAATAAAGTGCCTGAATCTATAGAG TCTATAAGAGTACAAATGCAAAGCGAACTGCTAACGATCGTCACAAGGTCCACTCATCACATTATCATGCTCaatcagcagcagcaacaaacgAACCAGTACCAACCCCAGTACGGAAATCCTTCGGCAAACGCCGATGAACAACGAGAGGAAAACATTCCTATACTCGAACTGTTGGATTTAGTGTTCAAACAGTTGAAACTGATTGCCACCGCTCATCAGTTAACGCTGAAAAACTACCACAACGTAATGCATCGCTACAACCTCACCCAGGTAAAGGCGTACGATTTGATCGAGTACTGGGGACAAGCGCAGGCAGTGTTGAAGTTGGTTCTGACAGACTACTTGGACATTCAGAATGACAGCAGTGATGAGTTGATGCGGGCGCAGTTCACAGAGCAGACGACCAACATCAATACGTTTTTTAGCCGACGGAAAATTCAGGGCAAAAAGATGCTGTTCAAATTTGACAAGTCTTCTCACACGGCCTTACTGGAACCGGATGCTGGCGGGAAAGAGCATCGCCGGAACCCGTCAAATGTGTCCAACAGTACGGCTAAGGAGGACGCGTTGAATCAGTCGGGAAGTAATGGGCGTGAATTGTTGAATACTAGCTTCAGTAATAAGCAAATTTCTGGGCCTCTGGGACCAGATCGGAAGAAACAGGAACGATCTCTTGTATGCGCGCCGGATGCTGCTTTGGTGCGACAGATTTATCTACCAATGATGGGTTACATTCATGAAATCGAATGTTTTATGAAGTGTAAATCAGG tCAACTGTGTAGTTTGAACACTTTTTTGGCAAACTACGTGAAGGACGCATATCTGGCACGAGGACATAATCGGAATCTACAGTTGACGATAGAATCGCTGTCGAAGACTCAGGACGCTTGGCGTTCAATCATCACTCCGGAGGAAATGAAGAGACTTGGGTTGACGCGACCACTTCTACAGAATACCGTTCTGGTCGAAAGTC GAATCTCCGAAACCAAAAAACTTATCCTGGATCTACCCACGTACTCCGACGAACTGCTCAAAATGGTTTGTTCGTTGTTGAAAACCTATCGGGAAACCTGTCAGGCTGCCTACCGAGGAATCGTTCAACCCGAAACTGAGGACAAGCGGATCTACAGCGTAGCTTGGCTGAAGGATGACGACATAACCAGATTCCTCAA ATCCCTCCCCAACTGGACAGATCTCAAAACGTACAACGCTCGGCACCGGCAGCAGCAATCGAACCAGAAGCGACTGATGAAGACGGAACCGTCGGAAGAGGAAAGTCCGACGGCTGTACAACAACGAAATGTTCGCGAGGCTGAAATGTTGACCAGCAATCTCGGTGAAGGAGGCATTTCCCAGCAGGAAATCCTTTCCGATATTGGGGTGCTAAAAGAGCTGGCCATCCTGCAGGAAAGCATGGAATGGTTTGCTGGACGAATTACAGACTTTGCCGATGATCTGCGCAAACCGATCGCGAACGGATTGTTGGCTAGCGGAGGTGTCAATTCTTCGCCCGTTGTTGTCAAGGATGGTATGATCAAAGTGTTGATGAATTTAGCGTTGGAGTTTGAGGAACTGGCAAACACCTGCCTGCTGGTGTTGCATTTAGAGGTGCGCGTGCAGTGCTTCCATTATCTTAAGTCTAATCCGTCGGATAAGTGCAAGGCGAACAATCCGAACAAAAACGATTCGCTCGAGCCGGATGCGAAGGTTTTGAAATTGACTAAAGTTCTATCGGATATGGATGAGGCGCTCAGCTTAACGTTGCATCCGAGGAAAACAAAG TACGTGTTTGAAGGACTAGCCCATTTAGCATCCCGCATCCTGGTGATGGCTGCCAATTCATTGGAGTACATCGATCCCGCTGGGGTGCAGCGCATGTGTCGTAACGCTCTAGCACTCCAACAAACTCTCAGTAGTATAACCGCTTCCCGGGAAGTGGCGCTCGATTACGCTAGATCATTTTACGAAATGTTTTATTCGGAACCGGAT GACATTCTCACAGCAATTATCGAGAAGGGAGCCCAGTTCACCGAGATGCAATATCTCAATGCGTTGCACTTAATTTGCAAAAATCGCGGCATCACCGACCAGAACACGTTGGTTATGTACCAGCAGAAACTAAGCGACGTCCTTGGTACCAAACCGGCGTTAGGTGTAACCGTTTAG